A section of the Mergibacter septicus genome encodes:
- a CDS encoding DNA repair protein: MAKKIYLSQIQAKIDRLQRERKQVLEHLALVESKLDKLQAAIEVMQSEALTDEYNTELYTYRTYQHRFKGKLRQMVLAEMKVKPNHYFTVNELTELVLIRDGQELIIQQQHTVSVRGALKHWLNKDVVERIALKANDVRWRLKA, from the coding sequence ATGGCAAAGAAAATCTATTTAAGTCAAATTCAGGCAAAAATTGACCGCTTGCAGCGTGAGCGTAAGCAAGTGCTGGAACATCTTGCTTTGGTGGAAAGTAAACTCGATAAGCTACAAGCAGCCATTGAGGTTATGCAATCAGAAGCCCTAACTGATGAATACAATACGGAGCTTTATACCTACCGCACTTATCAGCATCGTTTCAAGGGAAAACTACGCCAAATGGTGCTTGCTGAAATGAAAGTAAAACCAAATCATTACTTTACTGTTAATGAATTAACGGAACTTGTCCTTATACGAGATGGACAAGAGCTAATTATTCAACAGCAGCATACTGTTTCTGTTCGTGGCGCATTGAAGCATTGGCTTAATAAAGATGTGGTAGAACGAATAGCATTAAAAGCAAATGATGTGAGGTGGAGATTGAAAGCGTAA